A single genomic interval of Cupriavidus sp. MP-37 harbors:
- a CDS encoding ABC transporter ATP-binding protein — MKQTVLKISGLKVAYGGIQAVKGIDLEIRDGELVTLIGANGAGKTTTMKAITGLQGWVGGDVEYMGKSIKGVPSYALLKQGLAMVPEGRGVFARMTITENLQMGAYTRNDEAGIKADVERMFGIFPRLKERANQLAGTMSGGEQQMLAMARALMSQPKVLLLDEPSMGLSPIMVEKIFEVVRDISAQGVTVLLVEQNARLALQAAHRGYVMESGLITMSGEASQMLDDPKVRAAYLGE; from the coding sequence ATGAAACAGACAGTACTGAAGATCTCCGGCCTGAAGGTTGCCTACGGCGGCATCCAGGCCGTCAAGGGCATCGACCTGGAAATCCGCGACGGCGAGCTGGTCACGCTGATCGGCGCCAACGGCGCCGGCAAGACCACCACCATGAAGGCCATCACCGGCCTGCAGGGCTGGGTCGGCGGCGACGTGGAATACATGGGCAAGTCGATCAAGGGCGTGCCCAGCTACGCGCTGCTCAAGCAGGGCCTGGCGATGGTGCCGGAAGGCCGCGGCGTGTTCGCGCGCATGACCATCACCGAGAACCTGCAGATGGGCGCCTACACGCGCAACGACGAGGCCGGCATCAAGGCCGACGTCGAGCGCATGTTCGGCATCTTCCCGCGCCTGAAGGAGCGCGCCAACCAGCTCGCGGGCACCATGTCCGGCGGCGAGCAGCAGATGCTGGCGATGGCGCGCGCGCTGATGAGCCAGCCCAAGGTGCTGCTGCTGGACGAACCGTCGATGGGTCTGTCGCCGATCATGGTGGAGAAGATCTTCGAGGTCGTGCGCGACATCTCGGCGCAGGGCGTGACCGTGCTGCTGGTCGAGCAGAATGCGCGCCTGGCGCTGCAGGCGGCGCACCGCGGCTACGTGATGGAGTCCGGCCTGATCACCATGAGCGGAGAGGCCAGCCAGATGCTGGACGATCCCAAGGTGCGGGCGGCGTATCTGGGTGAGTAA
- a CDS encoding acetylornithine transaminase, which yields MAFAEYPVQSLMYITNRPELVFTEGKGSWLTDHNGKRYLDFVQGWAVNCLGHSNQGMIDALVAQSHKLINPSPAFYNEPMLKLAKQLTDHSCFDKVFFANSGAEANEGAIKLARKWGRKHKDGAFEIITMDHSFHGRTLATMSASGKAGWDTIFAPQVPGFPRAELNDLASVEQLITDKTVGIMLEPVQGEGGVIPATREFMQGLRALADKHKLLLIVDEVQAGCGRCGTLFAYELAGVEPDIMTLGKGIGGGVPLSALLCKAEVASFEAGDQGGTYNGNPLMTAVGSAVIEQLTAPGFLDDVKAKGEYLREQLLALSAEFGLGGERGEGLLRALLLGKDIGPQLVEEARDMAPQGLLLNAPRANLLRFMPALNVTREEIDQMIGMLRTLLKKLA from the coding sequence ATGGCATTTGCTGAGTATCCCGTCCAATCCCTGATGTACATCACCAACCGCCCCGAGCTCGTGTTTACCGAAGGCAAGGGCTCCTGGCTGACGGATCACAACGGCAAGCGCTACCTGGACTTCGTGCAGGGCTGGGCGGTGAACTGCCTGGGCCATTCCAACCAGGGCATGATCGACGCCCTGGTGGCCCAGTCGCACAAGCTGATCAACCCCAGCCCGGCCTTCTACAACGAGCCGATGCTGAAGCTGGCCAAGCAGCTGACCGACCACAGCTGCTTCGACAAGGTCTTCTTCGCCAACAGCGGCGCCGAGGCCAACGAAGGCGCGATCAAGCTGGCGCGCAAATGGGGCCGCAAGCACAAGGACGGCGCCTTCGAGATCATCACCATGGACCACAGCTTCCATGGCCGCACGCTCGCCACCATGAGCGCGTCGGGCAAGGCCGGCTGGGACACCATCTTCGCGCCGCAGGTGCCGGGCTTCCCGCGCGCCGAGCTGAACGACCTGGCCTCGGTCGAGCAGCTGATCACCGACAAGACCGTCGGCATCATGCTGGAGCCGGTGCAGGGCGAAGGCGGCGTGATCCCGGCCACGCGCGAGTTCATGCAAGGGCTGCGCGCGCTCGCCGACAAGCACAAGCTGCTGCTGATCGTCGATGAAGTGCAGGCCGGCTGCGGCCGCTGCGGCACGCTGTTCGCCTACGAGCTGGCGGGCGTCGAGCCGGACATCATGACGCTGGGCAAGGGCATCGGCGGCGGCGTGCCGCTGTCGGCGCTGCTGTGCAAGGCCGAGGTGGCCAGCTTCGAGGCCGGCGACCAGGGCGGCACCTACAACGGCAACCCGCTGATGACCGCGGTCGGCAGCGCCGTGATCGAGCAGCTGACCGCGCCCGGCTTCCTCGACGACGTCAAGGCCAAGGGTGAGTACCTGAGGGAACAGCTGCTGGCGCTGTCGGCCGAGTTCGGCCTCGGCGGCGAACGCGGCGAAGGCCTGCTGCGCGCGCTGCTGCTGGGCAAGGACATCGGCCCGCAGCTGGTGGAAGAAGCGCGCGACATGGCCCCGCAGGGCCTGCTGCTGAACGCGCCGCGCGCCAACCTGCTGCGCTTCATGCCGGCGCTGAACGTCACGCGCGAAGAGATCGACCAGATGATCGGCATGCTGCGCACGCTGCTGAAGAAGCTGGCCTGA
- a CDS encoding CDP-6-deoxy-delta-3,4-glucoseen reductase: MAYQVTVMPSGHKFEVAADETILGAALRHSIGLPYGCKNGACGSCKGRVLEGSIVQGDHAPAALTAQEKTEGRALFCCANAASDITIECREVHGAGDIPIKKVPCRVTSLERLADDVIAIKLQLPATERMQYLAGQYVEFLLRDGKRRSYSIATPPHEDGPIELHIRHMPGGAFTDYVFGAKEGQPAMKERDILRFEGPLGSFFLREESEAPIILLASGTGFAPIKAIVEHAAYTGIKRPMTLYWGGRRPKDLYMHALAEQWARELPNFQYVPVVSDAQPEDNWQGRTGFVHQAVIADFPDLSGHEVYACGAPVMINAARTDFTRQCQLHEDAFFADSFTSEADMHAATPAA, translated from the coding sequence ATGGCTTATCAAGTAACCGTCATGCCCAGCGGCCACAAGTTTGAAGTGGCCGCGGACGAAACCATCCTCGGCGCGGCCCTGCGCCACAGCATCGGGCTGCCGTACGGCTGCAAGAACGGCGCCTGCGGGTCGTGCAAGGGCCGCGTGCTCGAAGGCAGCATCGTGCAGGGCGACCATGCCCCGGCGGCGCTGACCGCGCAGGAGAAGACCGAGGGCCGCGCGCTGTTCTGCTGCGCCAATGCCGCCTCGGACATCACCATCGAATGCCGCGAAGTCCACGGCGCCGGCGACATCCCGATCAAGAAGGTGCCGTGCCGCGTGACCTCGCTCGAGCGCCTGGCCGACGACGTGATCGCGATCAAGCTGCAGCTGCCGGCGACCGAGCGCATGCAGTACCTGGCCGGCCAGTACGTCGAATTCCTGCTGCGCGACGGCAAGCGCCGCAGCTATTCGATCGCCACGCCGCCGCACGAGGACGGCCCGATCGAACTGCACATCCGCCATATGCCGGGCGGCGCCTTCACCGACTACGTGTTCGGCGCGAAGGAAGGCCAGCCGGCCATGAAAGAGCGCGACATCCTGCGCTTCGAAGGCCCGCTGGGCAGCTTCTTCCTGCGCGAGGAATCGGAAGCGCCGATCATCCTGCTGGCTTCCGGCACCGGCTTCGCCCCGATCAAGGCCATCGTCGAGCATGCCGCCTATACCGGCATCAAGCGTCCGATGACGCTGTACTGGGGCGGCCGCCGGCCCAAGGACCTGTACATGCATGCGCTGGCCGAGCAGTGGGCGCGCGAGCTGCCCAACTTCCAGTACGTGCCGGTGGTGTCCGACGCGCAGCCGGAAGACAACTGGCAGGGCCGCACCGGCTTCGTCCACCAGGCGGTGATCGCCGACTTCCCCGACCTGTCGGGCCACGAGGTCTACGCCTGCGGCGCGCCGGTGATGATCAACGCCGCGCGCACCGACTTTACCCGCCAGTGCCAGCTGCACGAAGACGCGTTCTTCGCCGACTCGTTCACCTCCGAGGCCGACATGCACGCGGCCACGCCGGCGGCCTGA
- a CDS encoding NAD-dependent epimerase/dehydratase family protein — MSQILSKLQPARFPQPAQPTQAPRLPAPSRRLGRPRLLIVGCGDVGTRCLRILSSRMRVFAVTSQPARRAELRAAGAVPLVADLDRPATLARLRGLATRVLDLAPPPGQGEGDPRTRALLAILRRTTWRRAAWRRAGTAAGTLPGEPAILPDRSRPRAAFVYASTTGVYGDRQGARVAEFHAVRPQTARARRRVAAEQAVRAFGRDAGWRASVVRIPGIYAEDRLPLARLKRGTPALVPQDDVYTSHIHADDLARIMVAALFRGRPQRVVHASDDTELRMADYFDLVAERRGLPRPPRITRGEALQVIDKTLLSFMSESRRLDNRRLKRELRLRLRYPTVADFFG; from the coding sequence ATGAGCCAAATTCTGTCGAAGCTGCAGCCCGCGCGATTCCCGCAACCGGCGCAACCAACGCAAGCGCCTCGGCTGCCGGCGCCATCGCGCCGGCTGGGCCGCCCGCGCCTGCTGATCGTCGGCTGCGGGGATGTGGGGACGCGCTGCCTGCGTATCCTGTCGTCGCGCATGCGTGTCTTCGCCGTGACGTCGCAGCCGGCACGCCGCGCCGAACTGCGTGCCGCCGGCGCGGTGCCGCTGGTGGCGGACCTGGACCGGCCGGCCACGCTGGCACGGCTGCGCGGGCTGGCCACGCGCGTGCTGGACCTGGCGCCGCCACCCGGGCAGGGCGAAGGCGATCCGCGCACGCGTGCACTGCTCGCCATATTGCGCCGGACCACATGGCGCCGGGCCGCGTGGCGCCGTGCCGGGACGGCTGCCGGCACGCTGCCCGGCGAGCCCGCCATTCTACCCGACCGTTCCCGGCCCCGCGCTGCGTTTGTCTACGCCAGCACCACCGGCGTCTACGGCGACCGCCAGGGCGCGCGCGTGGCCGAGTTCCATGCAGTGCGGCCGCAGACCGCGCGCGCGCGCCGCCGCGTTGCCGCCGAGCAGGCGGTGCGCGCCTTCGGCCGCGACGCCGGCTGGCGCGCCAGCGTGGTGCGCATCCCCGGCATCTACGCCGAGGACCGGCTGCCGCTGGCGCGGCTCAAGCGCGGCACGCCGGCGCTGGTGCCGCAGGACGACGTCTACACCAGCCACATCCATGCCGACGACCTCGCCCGCATCATGGTGGCCGCGCTGTTCCGCGGCCGCCCGCAGCGCGTGGTCCATGCCAGCGACGATACCGAGCTGCGCATGGCGGACTACTTCGACCTCGTCGCCGAGCGCCGCGGGCTGCCGCGTCCGCCGCGCATCACGCGCGGCGAGGCGCTCCAGGTGATCGACAAGACCCTGCTGAGCTTCATGAGCGAGTCGCGCCGGCTCGACAACCGCCGGCTCAAGCGCGAGCTGCGCCTGCGGCTGCGCTATCCCACCGTCGCCGACTTCTTCGGCTGA
- a CDS encoding ABC transporter substrate-binding protein has translation MRNPSRFRGRVAGRVAMLATVLAAALAAGAAQAQNTPVTLGMSGWTGFAPLTLADKAGIFKKHGVDVEIKMIPQKDRHLALASGAIQCAATTVETHVAWNANGVPITQIVQLDKSYGADGLAVRADVKSFADLKGKTIGVDAPGTAPYFGLAWMLKKNGMSLKDVKTTTLSPQAAAQAFVAGQNDGAMTYEPYLSTVRQNPDKGKILATTLDYPMVTDTLGCAPKWLKDNPKAAQALVDSYFEALEMIRKEPAKANDIMGAAVKQTGEQFAKSSAYLRWQDREANKKFFDGELASFSKEAAAVLLDIGVIRQVPDVTKLYDARFLK, from the coding sequence ATGAGGAATCCAAGCAGGTTTCGCGGTCGGGTGGCAGGGCGGGTGGCAATGCTGGCGACGGTGCTGGCCGCGGCCCTGGCGGCCGGCGCGGCGCAGGCGCAGAACACGCCGGTGACGCTGGGCATGAGCGGCTGGACCGGCTTTGCGCCGCTGACGCTGGCCGACAAGGCGGGCATCTTCAAGAAGCACGGCGTCGACGTCGAGATCAAGATGATTCCGCAGAAGGACCGCCACCTGGCGCTGGCCTCCGGCGCGATCCAGTGCGCGGCGACCACCGTGGAAACCCATGTGGCCTGGAATGCCAATGGCGTGCCCATTACCCAGATCGTGCAGCTCGACAAGTCCTACGGCGCCGACGGCCTCGCCGTGCGCGCCGACGTGAAGAGCTTTGCCGACCTGAAGGGCAAGACCATCGGCGTCGATGCGCCGGGCACCGCGCCGTACTTCGGGCTGGCCTGGATGCTGAAGAAGAACGGCATGTCGCTCAAGGACGTGAAGACCACCACGCTGTCGCCGCAGGCCGCGGCGCAGGCTTTCGTGGCAGGGCAGAACGACGGCGCGATGACCTATGAGCCGTACCTGTCGACGGTGCGCCAGAACCCGGACAAGGGCAAGATCCTGGCGACCACGCTCGACTATCCGATGGTGACCGACACGCTCGGCTGCGCGCCCAAGTGGCTCAAGGACAATCCCAAGGCCGCGCAGGCGCTGGTCGACAGCTACTTCGAGGCGCTCGAGATGATCCGCAAGGAGCCGGCCAAGGCCAACGACATCATGGGCGCGGCGGTCAAGCAGACCGGCGAGCAGTTCGCCAAGTCGTCGGCCTACCTGCGCTGGCAGGACCGCGAGGCCAACAAGAAGTTCTTCGACGGCGAGCTGGCCAGCTTCAGCAAGGAAGCGGCCGCGGTGCTGCTGGACATCGGCGTGATCCGCCAGGTGCCGGACGTGACCAAGCTGTACGACGCGCGTTTCCTCAAGTAA